The following coding sequences are from one Geodermatophilus normandii window:
- a CDS encoding alpha/beta fold hydrolase — MTDAAPPTTGYAPVNGLQMYYEVHGAGTSAAPVLLLHGAYMSAGDLAPLVSVLAATRQVVVPDLQAHGRTADVDRPLTYEGMADDAAGLLAHLGTGPADVVGYSMGGAAALQVAVRHPDVVRRLVVVSASHSSAGTQPELLEMIPSITPELFAGSPMEAAYQELAPDPAHFPVLVQKLKTLDETPFDWPAEDIRGIAAPAMVVAGDADAVRAESAVELFRLLGGGGMGDLSGLSTARLAVLPGTTHFMPPGSGVLDRLDWLLPMVLAFLDEPSVEEGVTGGAAG; from the coding sequence GTGACCGATGCCGCACCGCCGACGACCGGGTACGCCCCGGTGAACGGGCTGCAGATGTACTACGAGGTGCACGGGGCGGGCACGAGCGCGGCGCCGGTCCTCCTCCTGCACGGCGCCTACATGTCGGCCGGCGACCTCGCGCCGCTGGTCTCGGTGCTGGCCGCCACCCGGCAGGTCGTCGTGCCGGACCTGCAGGCGCACGGCCGGACCGCCGACGTCGACCGGCCCCTCACCTACGAGGGCATGGCCGACGACGCCGCCGGCCTGCTGGCGCACCTCGGCACCGGCCCGGCCGACGTCGTGGGCTACAGCATGGGGGGTGCCGCCGCGCTGCAGGTGGCCGTCCGCCACCCCGACGTCGTCCGCCGGCTGGTGGTCGTCTCCGCGAGCCACTCGAGCGCGGGGACGCAGCCGGAGCTGCTCGAGATGATCCCGTCCATCACGCCCGAGCTGTTCGCCGGCTCCCCGATGGAGGCCGCCTACCAGGAGCTCGCGCCCGACCCGGCGCACTTCCCGGTCCTGGTGCAGAAGCTCAAGACCCTCGACGAGACCCCCTTCGACTGGCCGGCCGAGGACATCCGCGGGATCGCCGCGCCGGCCATGGTCGTCGCCGGGGACGCCGACGCCGTCCGCGCCGAGTCCGCCGTGGAGCTGTTCCGCCTCCTCGGCGGCGGCGGGATGGGCGACCTGTCCGGCCTGTCCACGGCGCGCCTGGCGGTCCTGCCGGGGACCACGCACTTCATGCCACCGGGCAGCGGCGTCCTCGACCGGCTGGACTGGCTGCTGCCGATGGTGCTCGCGTTCCTCGACGAGCCCTCCGTGGAGGAGGGCGTCACCGGGGGAGCGGCCGGGTAG